Part of the Archocentrus centrarchus isolate MPI-CPG fArcCen1 chromosome 4, fArcCen1, whole genome shotgun sequence genome is shown below.
TGGAAAATTGAGGTGGGGAGGATGAAGTGCCACTGCCTGTTCCCACTCTCATTAGCACCACTGTGCCTTTGAGCAAGGCCCTTAACCCCCCCAGTCGCTCCCCATGTGCTTTCTAGTCCCTGCTCCGCATGTTGTGCTGTGTCTGATATGTACTACATGTGTGATGAGTCAAATGAAGACCAACAATTGCTGCACACATATGCATGTATATGCAATATACAGCCTAGGCATAGGAAAAGGGTCAGCACACTCACAGGGTGGAGCTGCTTCCCTGAATCACTTACACTGAACATGGATAACTTTTCTCTAACAATGATTCCCATTAATATTTATGTAGTCAGGTTTTCTGCTTTATTGGCCAGTCTGCCTTAAGGCCAATAGGTGGCAATAGGAAGCAGCTGTAGTTAATTAGCCCCCCCTTATAAATAATGGACAGATCCTCCATTTAGGAATAAAAGACAGGCTTTAAAAGGCCAAACTCCTCATTGAGTCCAGTGAATTCCATGAGGATTACTGCTACAGAGCAGAATCCTGGCCCTGAACTGGAGAAAGCAAATTCAGAGGAGAGTAGATTACACTGCCTGAActtggcagctttcttgtaatttcttcagTCTTaagaaatagttctccaggcttcttgaagaaagttctgtattttgtttcattctgtCATGATAATCCCATACTGCCTTCAGTCTAAGACAAGCTTGGCAacctttattattaaaaactatTGTTGAGCAAGCTGCATAGTGACTAAATTGGAATCTAAATAAGACATTAGACAATAACCAACAATTAAACCAAGACAGACACAGTACACATTATGACACCAtgaggaaaaaatgaaagagaaacacactgaggacTAACTAgagcagtgattctcaaatccaggcctcatggcccagtgtcctgcaggttttagatgtcccgtatccaacacacctgaatcaaatatagaagtcattagcaggactctggagaacttgactgcatactgaggaggtaattcagccatttgatttgggtgtgttggatcagggacacatctaaaacctgcaggacactgggccacgaggcctggatttgagaatcactgaaCTAGAAGGAGTAGAAACAGCAGGGTAACAAGAAACAGGTGATGACAGTCAAGGAAAGTTACGGGAGGAAGTGAGACTAATCATAAGACACACCTGACAAAtaaccatcaaaataaaacaggaaatgagcaaCATCATTGCTGAAACTGTAATGCAGGAACATgaatgaatttaattgaatttaaactGACTCAAAAACATAATACAAGAAAATACACAATTAAAACTCACACaggtaaaactgaaatgaacaaTAAAAGCCTCTGAAAACACAGAGGAACTAAATAAACACAGACCAAAAAGCTCACAGAAGAAAAGATGCTGGGGAGGCTAAAACAATGAACCAAAAACCAAGGAAGAACAACTCAGTGACATCAAATAACAAACTCTTAATAAATACTAAACTATAAGACTCAAAAATAATAAGAGCTAAAAGGCTTAAAGTTACAGTAAAagtagtaaaagtaaaaataagcaCATGATAAACCCAGTCAGAAAATACTAAAAGATAGGCAATAATACAAAACTTAAATGACAGACTAAACATACACAAAAGTCATAGGGAAGGTAAAATAATaagcaaaacacaaggaacCAAATAACATAACTAAATTTGAACAAGTAACATAGCTAAAATactctttattgtttttattggtaGCAAAAGGGAACACTTGTGAAAtggacaaaaatatataaattagcATGTACAGGCCTGTTCTAAATTaagactctggagaacttgactgcatactgaggaggtaattcagccatttgatttggGTGTGTGCAAATCAATGCAGGACAATCTGAGTCCTAATCGTGAAATAATAAAAGTTAAAtataattgtttgtttgttttttgttttgtcttctatGTATGGTATTTTTTGGttgcctgtgaagcactttggtccactctggttgctatataaatacatttgacactgacataataaaagaaatcacaggcctttaatttttttttttttttttttttttacttaagtcCAGGTCGGTATGAGGCAATCTTTCTTCCTTACAGCAGTCAACCCCACAACCCTTAGCGAACAAGACAGCAACAATGATGTTCCATAAAAACTAAAAGTTAAAATTGTATTGATTTATAAAATTGCGTAATATTACTCAATCActtatttgcttttttaaaattttcacttatttatttatttattttttacaaaaatgcaACTAAATAATATAACAACACACTATAGTCTTTTTACGTCTTCTTCTTCACTTGCGCATGCGTGAAATTGAGAGAACCGCTCCTCCACCTGCAGGGGTTCTGCTGTTGTCATGTCAACCAGCTGCGTACGGGGAAAGTTAAAACACAAATCTGACCCGTGAGAGCGGAAGTTCTCtcctccaaacaaacaaacagtattCAGAGTACTGCTAACAGTACATGAGTTGCTGCTGCACTCAGGTGGGCTCGAGTTATATTCAGACAGAAAACGCCCCGGTTAAAATGCTGTCGACTACCTGCACAGGTGCAGCGGCGGGTCGAGGAGGTGCGCAGCCGGTTACCACACCGGAGTCAGACACACAAGGCAACGGCCGCGGAGGTGCTCGGTTCGGGAAGGAGATATGTGAAGGGCTCGGTGTTCAGGAGTGGCCCGACGGCTCCAGGTATGAGGGAGAGTTTGTGAACGGCTTCAAACACGGCAAAGGACGGTACAGCTGGGCAAACGGAGAGGTAAAGGTTTAAGAGTTAGGTAAAATATTTCACAAGAGCATTTATTCCGGCTTAGCTTTCAAGATGTAAATGACTGAAATCGCTTAAATAAACAGGtcggttgttttgttttgtgtagtACTATGAGGGCTCTTTCTACAAAGACTACAGGCATGGAGATGGACTGTACTGCTGGCCCACAGGCCACAAGTTCAGTGGCAAGTTCTACCTCAACAGAAAGGAAGGATATGGTCAGCAAGTGTTTCCTGATGGAGCCACCTTTCAGGTAAGCAGATCAGTTATTTAGATCATAGATGCATCAGGAAACAATTAATCTCTCCCCTCCTTTCAGGGCTTGTACCATGCTGACCAGAGGTTTGGTCCAGGTGTGCTCAAACATCCAGATGGGCGACAGGATGTGGGCCTGTGGCTCAGGGAGCGCCTGCTAAGGCTCTGTACCCCTTTGGAAGAGGGATTTAGCCTGAAGAACTTTCCTGAATATGCTGCCTGTGTGGATCCATCAGTCACTGAAAATTCCTTGACTCAGGTAAATGCTGACTGCTGTGTTATCAACAGGTGAACAGCCCAGAAATGGGAGCAATACTTAATGGTATGTCACTTACTTTCACACCTGTAACACAGGTGGTGtttacagaagaaaaatgtaTGATTAATATTTCACTGCATATGTCTAAACTTACCATAAATGTACCTTTCCCTGCCTAGCCTCAGTTTCTCTCTAGTGGTCTACAGAAACAAACGAGGACAGACTCTGAGGTAAAGTACATCTTTAATGAATAACTGCATGAGCTCTGAGTTAATGTGATACAGACCGGTTAACACTTCATCCCCTTCAGGTGGACGCAGACAGAGATCTGCTGCCAGATGAAACTTTCATCCTTCCGCCCGGCATGGAGAGTTACTCGACAGATGGCGACCACTTGCCGCTCCCCCCTGGCCGAAGAAGAGAGTTGGACCGACATTTTTATGGCGAGCTGTGGGAGCCAGACACGCATCCACACCAAGGCTATGAGAGGGACCCTCTGTCCACACTGCCATTACAGGCCCGCATGCAGGCTCACATACAGAAACACAGGTCAGGCTTAAGCATAGGCTCCAAACACAGGCAGTCAGGACTGCAAGTGTCCAGTattgtatgcatatatttgtgttattgtatGTGTTTGTCTCTCAGGCTGCAGGCTGAAAATGTGAGCTGGGACGTGGAGGCCATTCTCTCTATGAATAGGGAGGGTTTTGGTCCTAAAGGGCCTTTAGAAGTCAGTTCAGAACTGCTGATCCATCACTCCTCCAAAGGAGACCTGCGCACTGTATCACAGATCCTCCAGACTGGTTTGGTCCACCCTGATGTAGCAGATTCCCATGGACACACTGCTCTGATTGCTGCTACAGTAACACAATTCATTTTGCATAACTAGACAAACTCTGAACAGTGACAGTTAACAGATgcagcaaaataaaagattttagcACTTAAACTTTGGTTAAAGTCTCATGTAGTTTCTCTGAGTGCTTCATGTTCTGGTTCTGCCAGGTAAACTGCCATAATGATGTGATCCATCTGTTGTTGGATATGGGTGCTGATATTGACAAGCTGAACTGTGAAGGCGTGTCTCCCCTGGCTGTGTGTCACGTCCTCTACTATCCTTTTCGGTCTCTGCACATGACTCAGGCTGAACCACCTGTCAAAACTCAAGTAAGATCCAGCATGAGTCACCACGAGACTTTGGGTTTTTATCAAAAATTCAATTTGTTTCAGATATCTATGGTTCTCTCACAGATCTTCTGACTTTTTACCCACAAATTTCTTGTTCTCCACTGACTCAGCAGGTTTTGAGGTCTCCAAGTGGAAACGGTTCCCCGATTAGCGAAGTCGACCTCAGTGTGGACACATCGTTAATTAACAACCTCTCTGACCAGTAGGATTGTAGCTAATGTCACTTCTCTCTTATATTCACACGCATTCCACAGTGAAGCCAAAGCAAAAAACTGATTATGAATTTATTGGTTAAATCCTGGTGTATTTATTTCTACTGTTTTCAGGAGAGTAGAAAAACTAGCAGAATACATTTCACTTCACAGCAGTGAATCATCCAGTGACAGTGAACTAATCTCCGAGCAGTGCCTCGGCCTGGATGAACCCGATATTCCTGCAAACACTGAACACctacaggaggaggagagaaaagagaaaggagacGACAGACACTCTGAGGAGATGGGAAGAGTGAGGAGCAATGGGAGTCAAAGGCAGACAGAGAGCAGATGTGATCAGAGAGGGGAATGTGGAGAAAGTGAGGTGGAAGGTACAGAAAGAGAATTTAAAGGGGGGAAAAGGAAAGACGAACATGGTGAGCTAGTCAAGAGCGAAGAGTTAAGAAAAGATTACctggaagaggagagggaggaggatgaggaaaaTGTGGAAGATACAGAGggggaagaggagagaggaagtgaGGACGTGTCTGATGTAGAGCGCTCGGTTCAAGTGCTGGATGGCCACATTGAACTGGGCACTGTGCAGTGGAAGGAAGCTCGAGCTAAGGTAGCAGAAGGAATCCATGTGTGATGTTTTTACTGTAAGTGGTTTGATGAGTTTACTCACATTTGTTAATGTGTTTGTCGGCATCAGGGCAAAGACAGAGATATGACCCTGAAACAGCCCTTTGAGTCTGCCTGTTCACTCAGCAGCTACAACATCCAAGTCACAGACGAAGTGATGCAGCGCTCAGCTGAAGCTCTGAGTCGCACGGGGATCTCTCGGCACTGTGACACGCAGGAGACCGTACGCAAAATGGCTGCCATGAAAATAGAGTCAGTCCTTTTCTCTCtggcctttctttttcttttttttcaagctgctTCTAGTGTGATCGCTCTGATGTTATATTTCACCGTCCATATAAGTAAGCTTCATTTGTTTCCCATCTGAGCAGGCACCGAGCTCGTTTGGACACCCTCAAACTGTTATTGGACCGTGGAGCTGATCCCAATGCAGCCAGGGTCCCCATGCCTGTCCTGTTTTTAGCCATTATGGCAGCTGACACCGAGGCTGTGCGgaaactgctgctgtgtggaGCTCGCACTGATATCCACCTTCCACCAGAGGTAGCAATTCACATATGTACAGACACAAAAGAGCAAAAATCCgtaaacagaaagcaaaaaaataaaaataaaatgagagcaCCTACGTTAAACTCACCTGAACATCTGTTCCTTTTTATAGAAGAAAGGCCTGTATCCCCTGCATGTAGCTGCAGCACTGCCAGGTCCAGCAGGTCCCAGaatcacagagctgctgctgcacgcCATCACCGACCCAGACGTACAGGCGTGCGACCAGGACGAGATCTATGAACCagacagggtgtgtgtgtgtgtgtgtttcagagtcCTTAGTAGTAAATGCATCTGTGTTAGTTGATCTGATAGAAAAACCTGTGTCTGTTACAGATTTTCATGAAGGCAGCTGAAATGCTGAACACCAGCCAACATCTCAAAGAAGGAGGCCGAACCGCCCTGCATGTGGCCTGCCAAAGAGAAAGTGACTACAGGGTCAGCGTGCTTACAgtcacagacaaacacagcatCACTCATATGAAACATGATGCTACATGACATGAGAACTGACTCATTTACTGACTCTTTTGTGTTCCAAAGAAAATGCAGAGTTTGTGGTTTTAAGGATCTGATTGTTTTTGACTCTGAGCAGCACGACTCTTTTTTTCAGAAACATGCAGAATAAATTTGTTTAATGATTAGTTTGCTGCTACATCAAAGCAAAATACAGAGACCTGatagaaaaaaattacaatccatctaaaaaaaaaaaaaaaaaaaagcaaaactttattattttttctcccAGAATGCCAGTAAAGTGGTCACCATCTTGCTCTCCCACAGAGCCAGCACAGACCTCCTCTGGAGTGGCCACTCACCTCTCTCCTTAGCTATAGCAAGTGGCAATGATATGGTACGACCTCTCTGTACGCACAGatttacacatgcacacaagagCCAGACGCCTTTTTGTCCCATCAtgttccttttctttgtttagGCGGTGGAGCAGCTGTTAAATGGAGGTGCGGATCCCAACATACCCCTGGGCTGGAGGGTGGGCAGCGCGCTTTGTGCCCTCGCCAACATCAACTACCATTTAGTTGGCGACAAAATTAAGCTGgtacccacacaaacacacataagcGTAATGAAGATGAAACGCTTTGTCAAATTGGGGCTATTCATCCTTATGAAAGGCATTTCATCCCGCTAAAGAGCGCATGCAGTCAGTTTGTTTAGCAGCTGACTTTTagtatgctgttttttttaaactactttcTCAATTTTCTGTTTGCATCTTTTTGTGTGGAAATCAAAGCTCAGCAATAACTGTTCTTAATCACTTCAAATGAGTTGTTTTTATGAAACTCACTTAATATGTTTCAACATAACAGTTTTCAAAGAAATTAAATCTCCTAACCgcagtgctgtttgtgtgtttggtttagtTGGACACATTAGCTAAAGCTGGTGCTGACATCTTGATGCCAGTGACAGTGTGCGACGTTGTGGGAACTGCAGTCGATTATGCACACTACTCCTTCAAACAGGTAACACGCCAGCCATACATACTTTGTATGCATTTGATGTGAATTACTGGAAAACTAACGTTTTAGTAAATTTAAACTGTCAGCTGTAGGTATTGATAGTGCTGCACGTGACTAGTTCATCCAGTATTTTACATTTATCATGGAGGGCCATGCTGGGGTACACGGGCTGAATCAGAATgctttttttattcatgtattttttattattattacttctgtttgtgtgtacgTTCCTGTTTAGGATTCATATATTGCTAACACGCCTTTCCATGCTCTGAGCATTCGGGAGAGAGAAATATTCAAAGCACGGCGAAAACTGCTGAGCACAATGGAAGATCTGCTGAGGCAGGCTGCTGTTCAGAGGGGAACTGGTAATTTAGAAAGAACAGCTACCATTGGATACTCTGTGTAAAACACTTGTGTTTTCACTATTGAATATGGCTCTAaattatagtgtgtgtgtgtgtgtgtgtgtactgtatgaaTGACAGGAGGCATTTCCTCTAACAAACCCCTTCCCAGTAGCAAAAGCCTACAAGAGGAAACAGGAGACCTCAggtacacatacactcacattcatCTACAGTAAGGTACCtcactattttcttttttctattctgttatttaaatttttacttCATCTAAAGACAGCTTGTGGGAACTTATTTTTGCCTCTTTTTGTGCAAATCTGTTCTTAGGAAAGCCGTGTTAAAGTTCTGCTATCACTGCAGTCGCTCTGCGTCCGTCAGTCTGACCCCGTGTGGGCGCTGCCACAAGGTCTTCTACTGCTCCAGGACCTGCAAACTCAACTCTTGGGAAGAAAGACACAAGAAAGAGTGTGTCAGGGTGTCAGGTGGGAATCAGAGCCTCTTCTCCCAACAGTTGGAACAACACCAGATCTAAAATATTTGATTACAGAGTGCCATATTGTGCTCTGATTATGTGAATCAGTTAtctaaatgataaaataatgtTTAGAGAACAACTGATGTCATAGAGAGTTTGTGAAATACTGATTTCAATTTGGATCAGTAGATCGTGTAAATACTTTGTTTCTCGCCTTCTAGCATCCGCTGGCTGCAGCCAGAAGAGTGCTGCGTTGAAACCACAAAGAAGCACCAGGCCCTTGTCTGCTATCTTGAAATCCAAGACAACCCCCAGACCCTCGACCGTCAAGTTCAAATCCGAAAGAGAACTAAAGCTCTTGAGCACGACAGAGAAAGACTTGGAGAGCAACGTCAAGCTGAAAGAAAACTACAGCTACAACTGATGGATACTAAAAttcatattttgtaatatttaacATTGTCCACCTAATTTAACAAAGTTCTTATCTTAGATCACCTCACTGGATGTGGTTGACTAGTGCTAATACCATTTGTGCCataatatttttcatatttatagcTGTCAGATTGCAGTATAACATGGCAGTATAACTATAATACAGTATAACATTAATGTTATAACTGACTTGTGCTATTGCCATAGAAATAATGCAGACACTAAATGGCTGAATCCATTGGAAACAAGTGCTATATTTTATCAAAGGTTTTTACCAGTTCTAGTTATGCTTTCTTTAAGTATTAAAAAGATCACCTCACTGTCACTGAAGCTAGCATCACGAGGGTTTACTGCAGCAGATGGGTTCGTATACTGAATGTgagttggcagatttttacaccagattcCCTTCCTGATGCAGTACTCTCAAGGATTTGTGTCTTCTCCCAGCCTCAAACTGGGGAACTTTCACATGTTAGGCAGATGTGTAAACCATTTCACTATGGAGCCACTttctataagaaaaaaaaaaaaaattacctttaaCATTTTACTGTAATTGCTTAGCTAATCATCTTTCCTTTAGCACCATCCTCAGGACAAACGGGGTGGGGGGAATCCGGAGCATCTTTTTTACCCATCCAGAGTTTCACAGCCAGGACAGAAACTGACTTGTTACTCCTAAATCTGCCCTAAAGGCCCTCCCACTGTAGACCTGTACCCCAGACTCCtttacagaaggtgtgtcagtagGACTGAGGAGAACCTCAAAGTATTTCTTACActtgagtttttgcttcagtcaCTGCAAGAACCACACTCTGCTTGGCCTTCCAGTAGCTGTCAGCTGCTTCATGAGTACCACAAGCTAACCAAACTCAGTAGGgatctttcttcagcttgatggctcccttcccATCATCTTGTTCAGGGGTTGCAGCTCATGGCTGCAGCTCCATACAGCTGTCTCAGTAATGAAGGTGCAGAACATTGTTCCACTTTGACTCAGTGACCCTAGTCTTCCTTGGAATGCTGTTGGAGTTTTGCTGGAGGTTAAAGATCTCCTCTGCTAGATCTCCCAGTGCAACCTCACTATACATTCTACTATAGGCCAGACCATTTAGcaccctccaccaccacccaatccaactcaccaccaggtggtgatcagtcaacagctcagctcctctttttACCTGGGCATCAAAGACATGCAGCTGCAGACTGGATGATGCAATTATAAAATTGATGACTGACCTGTGACCTATGGTCTCCTTATATCAAGTGCACATTTGGACGCAATTATGCTCAAACATACTGtttattatggacaaactgtgattaGCACTGGAATCCAATAACAGCACACTACTTgagttcagatcaggcaggccttTCCTCCCAAACACCCCTCAGTGTTATTGCGCATGTGAGTGCTGAAGTCCCCCAGCAGGCCAATGGAGTCCCCAAATGCAAGACTTCCAGCTGCCCACCCACCTAAAGCAAGGCCTTGTTACACTGAAATAATATTTGGTGCATAGGCACAAACAACAGCCAAGAGCCATTCCCTGACAcaaaggcacagggaagcaGCCCTCTCGTCCAGTGATGGCAACTCAAGAGTGGAACTAGGTGTGGCTCCTCTCCAGGAGACCCTGTGCTTGTGCAATGAGGTcagcctgactatatctagcctgTATCCCTTCACTTCCTTCTTCACCAGGGAGTCACATTCCACGGCCCTAAAGGAGGTTTTGATAACTGGGGACTGCCAGGACCTTCACCGCTAACCTCTGCCTATCCACatgttttgaataatttttttttctctaatgtatgtatgtgaaatattaaataaatgtacCTCTTTGTGCCTCAAAAAGTTTATACAAAACCAGTAAATTACAAGTTCACAAACCAACAAAGATTATTCTCATCTGTTGTAAttcttaagattttttttttgtttttcagtgtcagATCTTTAATCAGAAAatcatttttcctgtttaataattatttccctCTTAAATGTAGCAAAAGAAGTAATTTGGATAGTGGTGTTAAATGGTCTGATATGTTATATTAACTTCATAGGTATTTTACTTTTACCAGTCATTTTGTACTTGACACAGTAAATAAGTTCAATAAATGTCAAAATTCTTATTGCTGTTTGCATATATCATTCATGAATACACAACAACATAATATGGAATTTTTGCGCAAAGAAAGGCGCGTCAAGGCTATAATGGCACTTGGTGaatgacctgtttgacctgtttTGCATTAGCAGTAGGTCTACAGTAGGGTGAGGTTGGTGCACAGGTGAGTCAGGAGAGGGAGGGACAAACAGGGACCAGGAACAGGCTGGCGTAACTCCGAGCCACCGAACGGCGAGACCTCAgcgaggaggaggtggaggtatgACTGCGGACTCGGAGGAGCAGGAAGACGAGCTGCTCGCCCTCCAGAGTATCTTTGATGCGGACGAGTTTGTTCGGGATGTGTCCGAGTCTGCCGGAGAAATCCGAGTGTCCGTTGAGCTTCCTGTCGACTTCAGTGTGGTTCTCAGCGAGGGTAAATCATTGGtgcattaatatatatataatatatatattggtCAGCTTGTCAtctcttgtttttcttcctaAGGTGAAAGTCTGAGGCAGTATGATATTTCTTTCCTTCCACCTCTGCTTCTGACCTTTGAACTTCCTGAGGACTACCcatcctcctcccctccctccttcaCCCTCACTTGCAGCTGGCTGACTCACACACAGGTACTCAGCAGAAGAAAGTGACTCAGTTAAATCATTGTTGGTCACATGTGCAGCCTGTCAGTGTGTGAGAGATTCACAGGACACTGCAGAGCCTCAGCAAAGACGACATCAAtgtatttttccctttttttgttcCACAGTTGGCTGCGCTGGGTGCGCACCTCACTGATCTCTATGAAGCCACTGGGGGCGCTGTGGTGCTGTTCTCCTGGGTCCAGTTTCTCAGAGAAGACGCTCTGAACTTCCTAAACATCCACAGTAAGCTGGAGCTTCCTCCTGATGAACGCAGCACCCTGCATTATAACCAGGACaaacaagatgctgaaccctCAGAACCAAAGAATGATCAGCTCACTCCAAATTCAGAAGCAGACCTCTCTGTACCATCCTTGGAAGTTCAGGAGAATCCTTCTGATGGGAGCAGCACAGACTCTCAGGGAGCTTTGGCTTTAGACTCCGACACAGAGGACCAAAATAATCTGAACTGTCAGCAGAACCAGAGTGATCTAACCTCAGATTATCAAAAACCTCCTTCTCCAGAGGCTACACTCCCAgatcaaactgcacacactccaGATGTGACAGCCCTCCAAACCTCAGAGTTTGAGGCTGATTCCCAGGATGATCTCTCTTCAGCTGCAGAGAAATTTGAGCCTCTCCCATTTTCTCAGTTGGATCAAAGTGGTCAGGAAGATGCCTTAAATGAAGGAGATGTTTCACGCTCATTGTTGCTTCCCTCTACTTCCTCAGGCCTGCAAGATCCAAGTGAACAGGGAGCTGCTTCTCTGCCGGTCCACCCCAGAGATTCACCTCAGAATGAAGAACAAACCCTCTCTGGTCTCTTTTTAACTCCCTCACAGACTCTCCTGTCACAGATTTTGATCTATGATGCGggtcagaaaaagaaagtgtttGCCACCACCGTCTTTGACTGTGGGGTTTGTTTTATGGGCTGGCTCGGGTCGGAGTGCGTGCAGCTGTCTGGGTGTGGCCACATCTTCTGCCGGGCCTGTCTCAGTGAGTTCTGTAAGGTTCAGATCACAGAGGGGAACGTCCGGGGTGTCACATGTCCTCAGGCAGATTGCACTGGGGCCCCTACACCTGCACAGGTACAGTTGTCACCTGTCTTTTTAGGTATTTTATGCAGCAGGTGGTTTAATCTGCAGAATCATTTCAATAACTGTAGTGTCTCATACTTTTACCTAATGCTGCAACACATTTTATAAGCTGTTAAAAAGACCTGTGGTTGAATGGAGTGATATCACTTTAGAGCCCTCCTTGTGCCATGGTT
Proteins encoded:
- the LOC115779332 gene encoding E3 ubiquitin-protein ligase RNF14-like, translating into MTADSEEQEDELLALQSIFDADEFVRDVSESAGEIRVSVELPVDFSVVLSEGESLRQYDISFLPPLLLTFELPEDYPSSSPPSFTLTCSWLTHTQLAALGAHLTDLYEATGGAVVLFSWVQFLREDALNFLNIHSKLELPPDERSTLHYNQDKQDAEPSEPKNDQLTPNSEADLSVPSLEVQENPSDGSSTDSQGALALDSDTEDQNNLNCQQNQSDLTSDYQKPPSPEATLPDQTAHTPDVTALQTSEFEADSQDDLSSAAEKFEPLPFSQLDQSGQEDALNEGDVSRSLLLPSTSSGLQDPSEQGAASLPVHPRDSPQNEEQTLSGLFLTPSQTLLSQILIYDAGQKKKVFATTVFDCGVCFMGWLGSECVQLSGCGHIFCRACLSEFCKVQITEGNVRGVTCPQADCTGAPTPAQVQSLVGEELFSRYDRLLLQATLDCMSDVVYCPRSSCGSAVILEKSSKAALCSVCSFAFCVSCRKTYHGTGKCETKKKYAERFIIDLPQSQEGMKALWDDYVSGSKERKRLLENRYGCNLLVAIVEKNLSDDWIANNSKCCPDCFSKIEKDGGCDQMTCTRCRLIFCWNCLTRLTPENISHGAKCSSY